The Papaver somniferum cultivar HN1 chromosome 3, ASM357369v1, whole genome shotgun sequence genome includes a region encoding these proteins:
- the LOC113357585 gene encoding receptor-like cytosolic serine/threonine-protein kinase RBK1 isoform X1, with translation MGTSQAESREIQGNPEIDCENDMKKPKLTDDHQSSLMGLIDMEIQTNITRETHEKPVITSEGSIINPENPAIDSEENGETKENSETESTEELKKPELNEEYNCSPRGVLEIPTSDTDNSTSSNNSNNSGSNKHLIPPELSNGLQWKSFIRNIKKKSARRFSTLPLLITSSELTRRHLNRKLSRIRCDEDDIQLVLPDVMKPSWKNFSQAELSLATDNFTPENLLGKGGHAEVYKGCLPDGTLVAVKRLMKKEKEGKEEEVRTGDFLTELGIIAHVNHPNAARLIGFGVEGGLHLVLQYSPHGSLTSLLHGSEKTLDWKIRYKVAVGVAEGLNYLHQGCHRRIIHRDIKASNILLTQDYEPQISDFGLAKWLPEQWTHHIVYPIEGTFGYLAPEYFMHGIVDEKTDVFAFGVLLLELITGRRAVDSSRQSLVIWAKPLLESKNIKELVDPRLGEDYMLGEMKQVMLAASSCIHHLSAMRPVMSRVVEILKGEEKGTGEMIAALLEHQKSFGGRGVIFDACDSDDYTCSTYLNDLDRHKQLVLLE, from the exons ATGGGCACTTCACAAG CAGAAAGTAGAGAAATTCAAGGAAACCCAGAGATTGATTGTGAAAATGATATGAAAAAACCAAAGCTTACAGACGATCACCAAAGCTCTTTAATGGGTTTGATAGACATGGAAATTCAAACCAATATTACACGAG AGACACATGAAAAGCCAGTAATAACTTCTGAAGGTTCTATTATCAATCCAGAAAACCCCGCTATAGATTCAGAAG AAAAcggagaaacaaaagaaaactcagAAACAGAATCAACAGAAGAGCTAAAGAAACCAGAGTTGAATGAGGAATATAATTGTTCACCAAGAGGAGTATTAGAAATCCCAACATCAGATACAGATAACAGTACAAGCAGTAATAACAGTAATAATTCTGGTTCTAATAAACATTTAATACCACCAGAATTGTCAAATGGATTGCAATGGAAAAGCTTCATacgaaatattaaaaaaaaatcagctaGAAGGTTTTCAACACTTCCATTGTTAATTACAAGTTCAGAATTAACAAGAAGACATTTAAACCGCAAGTTATCGCGAATTCGATGTGATGAAGATGATATTCAATTGGTTTTGCCTGATGTCATGAAGCCTTCGTGGAAGAACTTCAGTCAAGCTGAGCTTTCTTTAGCTACAGATAATTTCACTCCCG aaAATTTGCTAGGAAAAGGAGGGCACGCAGAAGTTTATAAAGGGTGTTTACCGGATGGAACATTAGTAGCAGTGAAGAGATtgatgaaaaaagagaaagaaggaaaagaagaagaagttagaacaGGGGATTTCTTAACAGAACTTGGTATCATTGCTCATGTTAATCATCCTAATGCTGCTCGTTTAATTGGTTTTGGTGTTGAAGGTGGTCTTCACCTTGTTCTTCAATATTCCCCTCATGGCAGCCTCACTTCATTGCTCCACG GTTCAGAGAAAACACTTGACTGGAAAATAAGATATAAGGTAGCAGTAGGGGTAGCAGAAGGGCTCAACTATCTTCACCAGGGTTGTCACAGACGCATTATTCACAGAGATATTAAAGCCTCCAACATTTTACTTACGCAAGATTATGAACCTCAG ATATCTGATTTCGGACTCGCAAAATGGCTACCAGAACAATGGACTCACCACATTGTGTACCCCATTGAGGGCACCTTCGG GTATTTAGCACCCGAGTATTTCATGCACGGAATAGTTGATGAGAAGACAGATGTCTTTGCGTTCGGTGTGTTACTTCTGGAACTCATCACAGGTCGTCGGGCTGTTGATTCGAGTCGCCAGAGCCTTGTGATCTGG GCGAAGCCACTTTTAGAAAGTAAGAACATTAAAGAATTAGTGGATCCTCGCTTAGGAGAGGATTACATGCTTGGAGAGATGAAACAAGTGATGCTGGCTGCATCATCATGTATTCACCATTTATCGGCTATGCGGCCCGTCATGAGCAGA gtTGTAGAAATTCTAAAGGGTGAAGAGAAAGGAACGGGAGAAATGATCGCAGCACTGCTAGAACATCAAAAGTCATTTGGAGGAAGAGGAGTAATATT
- the LOC113357585 gene encoding receptor-like cytosolic serine/threonine-protein kinase RBK1 isoform X2, whose protein sequence is MGTSQESREIQGNPEIDCENDMKKPKLTDDHQSSLMGLIDMEIQTNITRETHEKPVITSEGSIINPENPAIDSEENGETKENSETESTEELKKPELNEEYNCSPRGVLEIPTSDTDNSTSSNNSNNSGSNKHLIPPELSNGLQWKSFIRNIKKKSARRFSTLPLLITSSELTRRHLNRKLSRIRCDEDDIQLVLPDVMKPSWKNFSQAELSLATDNFTPENLLGKGGHAEVYKGCLPDGTLVAVKRLMKKEKEGKEEEVRTGDFLTELGIIAHVNHPNAARLIGFGVEGGLHLVLQYSPHGSLTSLLHGSEKTLDWKIRYKVAVGVAEGLNYLHQGCHRRIIHRDIKASNILLTQDYEPQISDFGLAKWLPEQWTHHIVYPIEGTFGYLAPEYFMHGIVDEKTDVFAFGVLLLELITGRRAVDSSRQSLVIWAKPLLESKNIKELVDPRLGEDYMLGEMKQVMLAASSCIHHLSAMRPVMSRVVEILKGEEKGTGEMIAALLEHQKSFGGRGVIFDACDSDDYTCSTYLNDLDRHKQLVLLE, encoded by the exons ATGGGCACTTCACAAG AAAGTAGAGAAATTCAAGGAAACCCAGAGATTGATTGTGAAAATGATATGAAAAAACCAAAGCTTACAGACGATCACCAAAGCTCTTTAATGGGTTTGATAGACATGGAAATTCAAACCAATATTACACGAG AGACACATGAAAAGCCAGTAATAACTTCTGAAGGTTCTATTATCAATCCAGAAAACCCCGCTATAGATTCAGAAG AAAAcggagaaacaaaagaaaactcagAAACAGAATCAACAGAAGAGCTAAAGAAACCAGAGTTGAATGAGGAATATAATTGTTCACCAAGAGGAGTATTAGAAATCCCAACATCAGATACAGATAACAGTACAAGCAGTAATAACAGTAATAATTCTGGTTCTAATAAACATTTAATACCACCAGAATTGTCAAATGGATTGCAATGGAAAAGCTTCATacgaaatattaaaaaaaaatcagctaGAAGGTTTTCAACACTTCCATTGTTAATTACAAGTTCAGAATTAACAAGAAGACATTTAAACCGCAAGTTATCGCGAATTCGATGTGATGAAGATGATATTCAATTGGTTTTGCCTGATGTCATGAAGCCTTCGTGGAAGAACTTCAGTCAAGCTGAGCTTTCTTTAGCTACAGATAATTTCACTCCCG aaAATTTGCTAGGAAAAGGAGGGCACGCAGAAGTTTATAAAGGGTGTTTACCGGATGGAACATTAGTAGCAGTGAAGAGATtgatgaaaaaagagaaagaaggaaaagaagaagaagttagaacaGGGGATTTCTTAACAGAACTTGGTATCATTGCTCATGTTAATCATCCTAATGCTGCTCGTTTAATTGGTTTTGGTGTTGAAGGTGGTCTTCACCTTGTTCTTCAATATTCCCCTCATGGCAGCCTCACTTCATTGCTCCACG GTTCAGAGAAAACACTTGACTGGAAAATAAGATATAAGGTAGCAGTAGGGGTAGCAGAAGGGCTCAACTATCTTCACCAGGGTTGTCACAGACGCATTATTCACAGAGATATTAAAGCCTCCAACATTTTACTTACGCAAGATTATGAACCTCAG ATATCTGATTTCGGACTCGCAAAATGGCTACCAGAACAATGGACTCACCACATTGTGTACCCCATTGAGGGCACCTTCGG GTATTTAGCACCCGAGTATTTCATGCACGGAATAGTTGATGAGAAGACAGATGTCTTTGCGTTCGGTGTGTTACTTCTGGAACTCATCACAGGTCGTCGGGCTGTTGATTCGAGTCGCCAGAGCCTTGTGATCTGG GCGAAGCCACTTTTAGAAAGTAAGAACATTAAAGAATTAGTGGATCCTCGCTTAGGAGAGGATTACATGCTTGGAGAGATGAAACAAGTGATGCTGGCTGCATCATCATGTATTCACCATTTATCGGCTATGCGGCCCGTCATGAGCAGA gtTGTAGAAATTCTAAAGGGTGAAGAGAAAGGAACGGGAGAAATGATCGCAGCACTGCTAGAACATCAAAAGTCATTTGGAGGAAGAGGAGTAATATT